Within Saccharomonospora cyanea NA-134, the genomic segment CCTGCGGCCCTCGCGGCGTGGTGGGCCTGCGTCGGCGGGTTCGGCGTTCGGTGGCGAGGTGGGCCAGGTCGGAACGGTAGGCGGTGGGGCCGCCGTTGCGCATCACCTCACGTGTGATCGTCGAGGTCGGACGGCCGAGCTTTCTGGCGATCTCCGCGTAGGCGAGGCCGTCGCCCAGGCCCAGCGCGATCTGTTGACGTTCCTGCTGGGTGAGCCTGCCTCCCGGCATCGCGATCCCCTCCGTGGCTTCCTCGAAGTCGTCAGCATAGCCTTCACGCCCGTTTCATTGCAACGATTTCAGGATGAACGTTGCATTCGGTTTCAGGGTCATTGCAACGATTTCGGGCTCTTCACCTGCATTTATGCCGAATCTATGCAACAAGATCGTTGTCGCTTTCCTGAACGCAACGTAGCGTTTCCCTCATCGGAAACAGCGAGCGCAGGAGCTGAGCACAATGCAGAAGTTCGACACCCCCGCCCCGATCTCCGCGGTCCTCGACATTCCCGCGGGTCTCGTCCGGATCATCGCCGCCGACCGGGCCGACACCGCGGTGGAGGTCCTGCCCGTGGACGCCTCGAAGGGGCGCGACGTGAAGCTGGCGGAGCAGACCACGGTCGAGTACGACGACGGGGTCCTGCGGATCGCGGCCTCGGCGAAGAACCAGATCCTGGGCAGCTCGGGGTCCGTCGAGGCGACGGTGCAACTGCCCGCGGGCTCCCGCATCGAGGTGAAGGCGGACAGCGCCGAACTTCGGGGCGTCGGCCGGTTCGGCGACGTCACGTTCGCAGGCTCGCACGGCGAGATCAAGGTCGACGAGGCCGCGAGCGTCCGCGTCACCACCCAAGCCGGCGACGTCTCGGTCGGCCGCCTCACCGGCCCGGCCGAGATCAGCGTCGCGAAGGGCGACATCCGGATCGCCGAGGCCGTGCGCGGCACGGTCGTACTGCGCACCCAGGCCGGTGACGTGTCGGTCGGCGCCGCCGCGGGAGTCTCCGCCGCCCTGGACGCCGGTACCTCCCACGGCCGGACCCACAACGCGCTCAAGAACACCGGCAGGACGGACCTGACCATCCAGGCGACCACCGACCACGGCGACATCGCCGCCTACAGCCTCTGAGCCCGAGGAAGGACGACCGAGATGACCACCACCCAGGACTACCAGGTCGCGGAGCGACTTCTCCGCCGCTCCGTCCGCCCCGGCGAACTCGTCGTCGGCGACAAGGTCAGGCCGCAGTGGACCGACGGAGGAGCCCGTTTCCGGTACGCCGTGAGCAACGGCACCGGCAGGCGGTTCGTGCTGGTCGACCCGGCGGCGGGCACTCGCGAGCCGGCCTTCGACCACGCCCGGCTCGCCGCCGCGCTGGCCGCTGCCTCCGGGCACCACGTCGACCCGGACGCCCTGCCGTTCCCGGCGATCGCGGTGGCCGACAACGTCGTGGAGTTCGACGCGTTCGGCGAGCACTGGCGCTGCGATCTGGACGACTACGCCTGCGACCGGGCGGAGCCGGCTCCGCCGGGCAACCCGCTGGAGGTGCCGTCGCCCGACGGCACGGTCGCGGTGTCCCGGCGGGGACACGACCTGTGGGCGCGCTCGCTGTCCGACGGCCGCGAGTGGGCGCTGACCACCGACGGCGAGCCCGGCTACGGGTACGGCTCCGGCCCGGAAATCACGAGCAACCCCACCCTGCTGCGCAAGTTGGGCCTGCCGCACCTGCCGCCGGTGGTGGCCTGGTCTCCCGACTCGACGAAGGTGCTGGCGCACCGCACCGACGAGCGGGGCGTCCGGCAGACCCACCTGGTGGAGGCCAGGCCCGCCGGCGGCGGCGCCCCGACACTGCACACCCAGCGGTACGCCTACGCCGGGGACGAGACCATCCCGCAGGCCGAACTGGTCGTGCTGGACGTCGCCGAGGGCACGGTCGTCCGCGCGCAGGCCGACCCTCTGCTCATGCCGCAGTTGTCGCCGATCGCGGCCGGGTGGGCGTGGTGGGCGGGGGACGGTTCGGCGGTGTACTTCCTCAGCCAGCCCCGTGACCTGCGCACGCTCACCCTGCACCGGCTCGACCCTGTCACCGGTGAGGTCACCACCGTGCTCAGCGAGACCGGGCCCACCCGCGTCGAGCCCAACCAGTGGCTGTTCGAGCCGCCGATCGTGCGGGTGCTGGCCGGCGAGGTGCTGTGGTACTCGCAGCGGGACGGCTGGGGCCACCTGTACCGGTACGACCTGCGCACCGGCGAGCTGCTCGGGCAGGTCACCTCAGGGCAGTGGGCGGTGCGGCGGATCCTGCACGTCGACGAAGCCGAGCGGGTGGTGTACTTCACCGCCTCCGGATTGGTCGACGAGGATCCGTACCGGCGCACGGTGTGCCGTGTCGGCCTGGACGGCACCGGGTTCGCCAAGGTCACCGACGACGAGCTGGACCACATCGTCACGATGCCGGACGACCCGGAGTACTTCATCGACTCCGCCTCCACCGTCGACACCCCGCCGGTGACGACGGTCCGTGACTGGTCCGGGCGGGTGCTGGTGGAACTGGAGCGCGCCGACATCAGCAAGCTCGTCGCCACCGGCTGGACGCCGCCGGAACGGTTCCGCGTCAAGGCGGCCGACGGGGTGACGGACATCTACGGGGTGCTGTACCGGCCACGGGATTTCGACCCGGCGCAGCGCTACCCCGTGGTCGACAACGTCTACCCCGGTCCGCAGGTCACCCGGGTCGAGCCGGGCTTCGACCCGGGTGGGATGGGCCTCGACGCGGAACCCCTCGCGGCGCTCGGGTTCGTGGTGGTGGCGGTGGACGGGCGGGGCACCCCGGGGCGCGACAAGGCCTTCCACGACGCTTCCTATGGCCGCTTGGCCGATGCGGGCTGCCTGGCCGACCACGTCGCCGCACTGCGGCAGCTGGCCGAGACCCGGCCGTGGATGGATCTCGACCGGGCGGGCGCGTTCGGGCACTCCGGAGGCGGGTTCGCCGCGGTACGGGCGATGCTGGACTTCCCCGAGGTGTACAAGGTCGGAGTCGCCCTCTCCGGCTCGCACGACGCTCCCTGCTTCAACCAGGGTTTCGTGGAGGCCTACGCCGGCGCGGACAACCCAGGGGCATGGGCCCAGGCGTCCAACGTGGACATCGCGGACCGGTTGGCCGGCAAGCTGCTGCTCGTCCACGGCGAAATGGACGACCAGGTCCACCCGGACCAGACGCTCCGGCTCGCCGACCGGCTCGTCGCCGCAGGCAGGGACTTCGAGCTGTTCATCGTGCCCGGCGCCGAGCACATGTTCATCGACTGCCTGGCCTACGTCCGCAAGCGCTGCTGGGACTTCTTGGTGCGCGAGCTGGCGGGCACGCAGCCGCCCGTCTACCGCCCCGCGCCCATCGTCCTCGGCCCGGAGCTGCTCGGTGAGCTGTTCGCCTGAGCGCGACACGACGGACCAGGAGCCGGGGAGTGCCGCCCCCGGCCCCCGGCCGCACGCGTGTTCGCGTCTCACGTACGCGTGTCCGCACTTGCCGCGCGCCTCAGACCCGCGCGCAGCGTTCGCGGAGCGTGTCCACGCCGTCGCCGGTGAGCTCGTCGCAGTACCCCGACCGCCCGGCCAGCGCCATCACGAGTGCCAGCACCGGCCCCGCGACCACGGGGCCCGATCCGGCGGCGAACGGCCCGTCGGTAGCCATGAGTCGTAACCCCTCGGCCCGCTTGCCCGACGGCAGGACGAGGTTCGAGCTCTGGTAGTGGTGCGCCACGTGCGTGAGCGTGTCCACGGGGTGGTCGCGCCGGACGCCCAGGGGCCTGCGGATGTCCTCGCCGTGCACCACCACCTCGCCGAGCATGGCGACCACGGGCAGCGGTGGTTTGGTGGTGCTGTCCACGATGCGGCGGAACCGCTGCAGTGTCTCCCCGGCATCGGTGCCGAGCTGCTCACGGAGTCGGAGCTCGACCTGCCTGTCGAAGTCGAAGCGGCAACGGACGACGCCGGCGAGCCACCGTGCGGGGGTTAGGCTCGCCCCCGCGGTCACGTGTGCCAGCACCTCGCGCACGGTCAGGCCCTCGCACAGCGACGGC encodes:
- a CDS encoding DUF4097 family beta strand repeat-containing protein, with product MQKFDTPAPISAVLDIPAGLVRIIAADRADTAVEVLPVDASKGRDVKLAEQTTVEYDDGVLRIAASAKNQILGSSGSVEATVQLPAGSRIEVKADSAELRGVGRFGDVTFAGSHGEIKVDEAASVRVTTQAGDVSVGRLTGPAEISVAKGDIRIAEAVRGTVVLRTQAGDVSVGAAAGVSAALDAGTSHGRTHNALKNTGRTDLTIQATTDHGDIAAYSL
- a CDS encoding S9 family peptidase; this translates as MTTTQDYQVAERLLRRSVRPGELVVGDKVRPQWTDGGARFRYAVSNGTGRRFVLVDPAAGTREPAFDHARLAAALAAASGHHVDPDALPFPAIAVADNVVEFDAFGEHWRCDLDDYACDRAEPAPPGNPLEVPSPDGTVAVSRRGHDLWARSLSDGREWALTTDGEPGYGYGSGPEITSNPTLLRKLGLPHLPPVVAWSPDSTKVLAHRTDERGVRQTHLVEARPAGGGAPTLHTQRYAYAGDETIPQAELVVLDVAEGTVVRAQADPLLMPQLSPIAAGWAWWAGDGSAVYFLSQPRDLRTLTLHRLDPVTGEVTTVLSETGPTRVEPNQWLFEPPIVRVLAGEVLWYSQRDGWGHLYRYDLRTGELLGQVTSGQWAVRRILHVDEAERVVYFTASGLVDEDPYRRTVCRVGLDGTGFAKVTDDELDHIVTMPDDPEYFIDSASTVDTPPVTTVRDWSGRVLVELERADISKLVATGWTPPERFRVKAADGVTDIYGVLYRPRDFDPAQRYPVVDNVYPGPQVTRVEPGFDPGGMGLDAEPLAALGFVVVAVDGRGTPGRDKAFHDASYGRLADAGCLADHVAALRQLAETRPWMDLDRAGAFGHSGGGFAAVRAMLDFPEVYKVGVALSGSHDAPCFNQGFVEAYAGADNPGAWAQASNVDIADRLAGKLLLVHGEMDDQVHPDQTLRLADRLVAAGRDFELFIVPGAEHMFIDCLAYVRKRCWDFLVRELAGTQPPVYRPAPIVLGPELLGELFA
- a CDS encoding maleylpyruvate isomerase family mycothiol-dependent enzyme — protein: MTDTRSTLWPLVHTERAALAADIAELTETEWNTPSLCEGLTVREVLAHVTAGASLTPARWLAGVVRCRFDFDRQVELRLREQLGTDAGETLQRFRRIVDSTTKPPLPVVAMLGEVVVHGEDIRRPLGVRRDHPVDTLTHVAHHYQSSNLVLPSGKRAEGLRLMATDGPFAAGSGPVVAGPVLALVMALAGRSGYCDELTGDGVDTLRERCARV